From Ignavibacteriota bacterium, the proteins below share one genomic window:
- a CDS encoding efflux RND transporter periplasmic adaptor subunit has product MRPFFLLCAASIALIASGCSGNGNGSIEASGTIEGTEINVAAEVAGRILAVPVNEGARVNRGDTLAIINDEEYRLQLKQAEANLASLEAAFRLAAAGSRKEDVIQAEAAYTSANADYQRMKELLASATITQKQYDDAYARYVAADQTYRKAKSGLRPEEINGARARRDGAVAQVDLLQKRIRDCAVLAPAPGTLTLRAVEPGELVGMGSNIARLTYLDRVKLTIYVNEADLGRVALGQGADVTIDTFPGKPFAGRVVSISPNAEFTPKNVQTKEERTKLVFAVKLEIENPEGSLKPGLPADAVLRTAGKAQ; this is encoded by the coding sequence ATGCGTCCATTCTTCCTGCTGTGCGCTGCTTCGATCGCCCTTATCGCTTCCGGGTGCTCCGGCAATGGCAACGGTTCGATCGAGGCCTCCGGTACCATCGAAGGAACGGAGATCAACGTCGCCGCCGAGGTCGCCGGCCGCATCCTCGCCGTTCCGGTGAATGAGGGTGCACGCGTGAACCGGGGTGATACCCTCGCCATCATCAATGATGAAGAGTACCGTCTCCAGCTGAAACAGGCGGAAGCCAATCTGGCTTCTCTCGAGGCCGCCTTCCGGCTCGCGGCCGCAGGGTCGAGAAAAGAAGACGTGATCCAGGCAGAGGCCGCGTACACTTCGGCGAACGCGGACTACCAGCGCATGAAGGAACTGCTGGCCTCCGCCACGATCACCCAGAAACAGTACGACGACGCCTACGCCCGCTATGTTGCGGCCGACCAGACGTACCGGAAGGCAAAGAGCGGCCTCCGCCCCGAAGAGATCAACGGCGCACGCGCCCGGCGTGACGGCGCGGTAGCACAGGTGGACCTCCTGCAGAAGCGCATCCGCGATTGCGCCGTCCTGGCTCCCGCACCGGGGACGCTCACGCTCCGCGCCGTGGAACCCGGCGAGCTGGTCGGCATGGGGAGCAATATCGCACGGCTGACCTACCTGGACCGCGTGAAGCTGACGATCTACGTGAATGAGGCGGACCTCGGACGCGTGGCGCTGGGGCAGGGCGCCGATGTGACGATCGATACGTTCCCCGGCAAGCCCTTCGCTGGACGCGTGGTCTCCATCTCGCCGAACGCAGAGTTCACGCCGAAGAATGTGCAGACCAAGGAAGAACGCACGAAACTCGTATTCGCAGTGAAGCTCGAGATCGAGAACCCGGAAGGCTCCCTGAAACCCGGTCTCCCGGCTGATGCCGTTCTCCGTACGGCCGGGAAAGCGCAGTGA
- a CDS encoding TetR/AcrR family transcriptional regulator — MAEQEDVSSAKNRIIEYAMPLFSQSGFSRVSVEEITSALGMSKKTFYKYFESKEDLVHQIVLRITGEIGLQIDSIVTTDHPFVLKLNALISVLHTRFSKFSTPMLRDVQIHAPGTWAYIQEFRRTKIIAVWGRLIEQGQREGFIRPAIDPRLLLLSIIGVVESVVNPQTLANESFSTEQAMKGIIDMLFRGILTDAAVREIESLHVTQLL, encoded by the coding sequence GTGGCTGAACAGGAAGATGTGTCGTCAGCAAAGAACCGGATCATCGAGTATGCCATGCCCCTGTTCTCTCAATCAGGCTTTTCCCGCGTGTCCGTCGAGGAGATCACCTCGGCACTCGGCATGAGCAAAAAAACCTTCTATAAGTATTTCGAAAGCAAAGAGGATCTCGTCCATCAGATCGTCCTCCGGATCACGGGTGAGATCGGACTCCAGATCGATTCGATCGTCACAACCGACCATCCATTTGTGTTGAAACTGAACGCACTCATCTCCGTTCTTCATACCCGATTCTCAAAATTCAGTACTCCCATGCTTCGCGATGTGCAGATCCACGCCCCGGGAACCTGGGCGTACATCCAGGAGTTCAGAAGAACGAAGATCATCGCTGTGTGGGGCAGGCTCATCGAACAGGGCCAGCGTGAAGGCTTCATCCGTCCGGCGATCGATCCCCGCCTCCTCCTCCTCTCGATCATTGGCGTTGTGGAATCCGTCGTCAATCCCCAGACCCTCGCCAACGAGTCGTTCTCCACCGAGCAGGCAATGAAGGGGATCATTGATATGCTCTTCCGGGGTATCCTCACCGATGCCGCAGTTCGCGAAATTGAATCTCTTCATGTGACACAACTCCTATAG
- a CDS encoding DUF2007 domain-containing protein, whose translation MDTSHVMTLRTFPNEIDADIARQHLESAGITAFVRKDDYGGFQPALQLVRGVLLQVLEKDAVEAEEVLASLEI comes from the coding sequence ATGGACACTTCACATGTGATGACCCTGCGGACGTTCCCGAATGAGATCGATGCGGACATCGCCAGGCAACACCTGGAATCCGCAGGTATCACCGCGTTCGTACGCAAGGACGACTACGGGGGCTTTCAACCTGCATTGCAGCTGGTCCGCGGCGTGTTGTTGCAGGTCCTGGAAAAGGATGCGGTGGAAGCCGAAGAGGTGCTGGCTTCGCTCGAGATATGA
- a CDS encoding hemerythrin domain-containing protein, translating into MPTTIFEYLADDHARLERLLTAAAVGAGPIVMAPYEEFRRGLLRHIGIEERILLPAIIHAQGGVPSADAERLRLDHGAIVALLVPPPDAAIVRTIRFILGPHNVLEEGEGGVYSVLDDLGEVDTAALVEKIRHAPDVPVMPFNARPEVLEATRRALARAGYTLLEDAG; encoded by the coding sequence ATGCCGACGACCATCTTCGAATATCTTGCCGATGACCATGCGCGGCTGGAGAGGCTGCTGACGGCAGCGGCCGTCGGCGCCGGCCCGATCGTGATGGCTCCCTATGAGGAGTTCCGGCGCGGGTTGCTCCGTCATATCGGGATCGAGGAGCGGATCCTCCTCCCGGCGATCATCCATGCGCAGGGTGGCGTGCCATCGGCCGACGCCGAACGGCTCCGCCTCGACCATGGTGCCATCGTCGCATTGCTGGTGCCGCCGCCGGATGCAGCCATCGTCCGCACGATACGCTTCATCCTCGGGCCACACAATGTGCTCGAGGAAGGCGAGGGTGGCGTCTACAGCGTCCTGGATGATCTCGGTGAGGTCGATACGGCGGCGCTCGTGGAGAAGATAAGACATGCTCCTGATGTGCCTGTGATGCCGTTCAATGCACGGCCCGAGGTGCTCGAGGCGACACGCAGGGCACTCGCCAGGGCAGGGTACACGTTGTTGGAAGACGCAGGTTGA
- the groL gene encoding chaperonin GroEL (60 kDa chaperone family; promotes refolding of misfolded polypeptides especially under stressful conditions; forms two stacked rings of heptamers to form a barrel-shaped 14mer; ends can be capped by GroES; misfolded proteins enter the barrel where they are refolded when GroES binds), translating into MAAKLINFDVEARSALKRGVDQLANAVKVTLGPKGRNVVIDKKFGAPTVTKDGVTVAKEVELENPIENMGAQMVREVASKTSDVAGDGTTTATVLAQAIVREGLKNVAAGANPMDLKRGIDMAVAKVIEGLKQLSKPVDKTSKKEIAQVGAISANNDKLIGDLIADAMMKVGTDGVITVEEAKGTDTNIEVVEGMQFDRGYLSPYFVTDAETMEAVLENAVILIHDKKIAAMKDLLPILEKVAQTGSPLLVIAEDLEGEALATLVVNKLRGTLRVTAVKAPGFGDRRKAMLEDIAILTGGTVISEEQGYKLENATLSYMGRAKKVVVDKDNTTIVEGAGKKEDIKKRINEIKAQIEKTTSDYDREKLQERLAKLSGGVAVLKIGAATEVEMKEKKARVEDALHATRAAVEEGIVPGGGVAYLRAAAKLVDLKPANDDQATGIEIIRRSVEEPIRLIVENAGHEGSVVVNKVKEGKDDYGFNAFSEQYENLIAAGVIDPTKVARTALENAASVAALLLTTEATIVEKPKEEKAPAMPPGGMGGGMGDMY; encoded by the coding sequence ATGGCAGCAAAACTCATCAACTTTGACGTCGAGGCGCGGTCCGCTCTGAAGCGCGGCGTGGACCAGCTCGCCAACGCGGTGAAGGTGACCCTCGGCCCGAAGGGCCGCAATGTGGTCATCGACAAGAAATTCGGTGCGCCGACCGTTACCAAGGACGGCGTGACGGTTGCGAAGGAAGTGGAACTGGAGAACCCGATCGAGAACATGGGTGCCCAGATGGTCCGCGAAGTCGCGTCCAAGACCTCCGATGTTGCCGGTGACGGCACCACGACGGCGACCGTGCTGGCGCAGGCGATCGTGCGTGAAGGCCTGAAGAACGTGGCAGCAGGTGCCAACCCGATGGACCTGAAGCGCGGCATCGACATGGCCGTTGCAAAGGTGATCGAAGGCCTGAAGCAGCTCAGCAAGCCGGTCGACAAGACCAGCAAGAAAGAGATCGCCCAGGTCGGCGCCATCTCCGCGAACAATGACAAGCTGATCGGCGATCTCATCGCGGATGCGATGATGAAGGTCGGTACCGACGGCGTCATCACGGTGGAAGAGGCGAAGGGCACGGACACGAACATCGAAGTGGTCGAGGGTATGCAGTTCGACCGCGGCTATCTCTCCCCGTACTTCGTGACGGATGCGGAGACGATGGAAGCGGTGCTCGAGAACGCAGTGATCCTGATCCACGACAAGAAGATCGCGGCGATGAAGGACCTCCTCCCGATCCTCGAGAAGGTCGCCCAGACAGGCTCACCGCTGCTGGTGATCGCGGAAGACCTCGAAGGTGAAGCACTTGCCACGCTGGTCGTGAACAAGCTGCGCGGCACGCTGCGGGTGACCGCGGTGAAGGCGCCGGGCTTCGGCGATCGCCGCAAGGCCATGCTCGAAGACATCGCCATCCTCACGGGCGGCACGGTGATCTCCGAAGAGCAGGGCTACAAGCTCGAGAACGCCACGCTCAGCTATATGGGCCGTGCGAAGAAGGTTGTTGTCGACAAGGACAACACCACGATCGTCGAAGGCGCCGGCAAGAAGGAAGACATCAAAAAGCGCATCAACGAGATCAAGGCACAGATCGAGAAGACCACCTCCGACTACGACCGCGAGAAGCTCCAGGAACGTCTGGCGAAGCTGTCGGGTGGCGTGGCCGTGCTGAAGATCGGTGCCGCGACCGAAGTCGAGATGAAGGAGAAGAAGGCCCGCGTTGAGGATGCGCTGCATGCAACCCGCGCTGCGGTCGAAGAGGGTATCGTCCCCGGCGGCGGCGTCGCGTATCTGCGTGCGGCGGCAAAGCTTGTGGACCTGAAGCCGGCCAACGACGACCAGGCCACCGGTATCGAGATCATCCGCCGTTCGGTGGAAGAGCCGATCCGTCTGATCGTGGAAAACGCCGGTCACGAAGGTTCCGTCGTCGTGAACAAGGTGAAAGAAGGCAAGGACGATTACGGATTCAATGCCTTCAGCGAGCAGTATGAGAACCTGATCGCGGCCGGCGTCATCGACCCGACCAAGGTTGCCCGTACGGCGCTGGAGAACGCGGCATCGGTGGCGGCGCTGTTGCTGACCACGGAAGCCACGATCGTCGAGAAGCCGAAGGAAGAGAAAGCCCCTGCAATGCCTCCGGGCGGCATGGGTGGCGGCATGGGCGACATGTACTAA
- the groES gene encoding co-chaperone GroES: MKLKPLADRVVIKPSPAEEKTKGGIILPDTAKEKPVVGEVVAVGPGKVTEDGKKVAPEVKVGDKVLYGKYSGTEVTVEGEEYLIMREADIFAIV, encoded by the coding sequence ATGAAGCTTAAACCGTTGGCCGATCGCGTGGTCATTAAGCCCTCGCCGGCAGAAGAAAAGACGAAGGGTGGTATCATTCTCCCCGATACCGCAAAAGAGAAGCCGGTCGTTGGTGAGGTCGTTGCCGTTGGTCCGGGCAAAGTGACCGAAGACGGCAAGAAGGTCGCTCCCGAAGTGAAGGTTGGCGACAAGGTCCTCTATGGCAAGTACTCGGGCACGGAAGTGACCGTGGAAGGCGAAGAGTACCTGATCATGCGCGAAGCGGATATCTTCGCGATCGTGTAG
- a CDS encoding alpha-amylase, which translates to MPDVTADDILGSPYAVQEYRVAPALGGGKALRALRTRLAKKGIGLILDYVSNHTARDHAWVKQHPEYYVHSDPARNGAQITDGFLAQTAAGELMIAYGRDPMFPGWTDTAQLNVHSKVARAAMVTQLEDIAEVCDGVRCDMAMLLLADVFERTWNDRSARPEDDRAEGEFWREAIGQVTASHPGFMFIAEAYWNREWDLQQLGFNYTYDKTLYDRLLREGASAVRDHLKADMVYQTRSLRFLENHDEERAARMLPSEQWQFAAATVVATVPGMFLLHDGQMEARNVRVPVQLRRRVAEMPNERSRAFYTALLGIIDQPVFRVGAWRMLSLRAAWHDNHTWHNFISYWWHDPVHGDRLVVVNYAPHSGQVYVDVPLDLLEGHLVEFKDLLGGATYTRERLALHAKGMYFDLPGYGIHIFEATAVDK; encoded by the coding sequence TTGCCCGACGTGACGGCGGACGACATTCTCGGTTCCCCGTACGCGGTACAGGAATACCGGGTCGCTCCGGCGCTCGGCGGCGGCAAGGCTCTCCGTGCGCTCCGCACCCGCCTCGCGAAGAAGGGTATCGGCCTCATCCTGGACTACGTGAGCAATCACACCGCGCGTGACCATGCGTGGGTGAAGCAGCATCCGGAGTACTATGTCCATTCCGATCCGGCACGGAACGGCGCACAGATCACCGACGGGTTCCTGGCGCAGACCGCGGCGGGAGAGTTGATGATCGCGTACGGCCGCGATCCGATGTTTCCCGGATGGACCGATACGGCACAGCTGAATGTGCATTCGAAGGTGGCGCGTGCAGCGATGGTCACACAGCTCGAAGACATCGCGGAGGTGTGCGACGGCGTGCGATGCGATATGGCGATGTTGCTGCTTGCTGATGTGTTCGAGCGGACGTGGAACGACCGGAGCGCGCGTCCGGAGGATGACCGGGCGGAGGGCGAATTCTGGCGTGAGGCCATCGGCCAGGTGACAGCATCCCATCCGGGGTTCATGTTCATTGCCGAAGCGTACTGGAACAGGGAGTGGGACCTCCAGCAGTTGGGATTCAACTACACGTATGACAAGACGCTCTACGACCGCTTGCTGCGCGAGGGTGCCTCCGCGGTGAGGGACCATCTCAAGGCGGATATGGTGTATCAAACGCGCAGCCTCCGGTTCCTGGAGAATCATGATGAGGAACGGGCCGCGCGGATGCTGCCGTCCGAGCAGTGGCAGTTCGCGGCCGCCACCGTCGTTGCCACGGTGCCGGGGATGTTCCTGCTGCACGACGGACAGATGGAGGCACGAAACGTACGGGTGCCGGTGCAATTGCGCCGGCGGGTCGCCGAGATGCCGAATGAACGGAGCCGCGCGTTCTATACGGCGCTCCTCGGGATCATCGATCAACCGGTGTTCCGTGTGGGTGCCTGGCGGATGCTCTCGCTGCGGGCGGCATGGCACGACAACCATACGTGGCACAATTTCATCAGCTACTGGTGGCATGATCCGGTGCACGGCGACAGGCTCGTCGTTGTGAACTATGCTCCGCACAGTGGACAGGTGTACGTGGATGTGCCGCTGGACCTGCTCGAAGGCCATCTCGTCGAGTTCAAGGACCTGCTCGGTGGTGCAACGTACACGCGGGAGCGCCTGGCGCTGCACGCGAAGGGGATGTACTTCGACCTGCCGGGGTATGGGATCCATATCTTTGAAGCGACCGCGGTGGACAAGTAG
- the rsmI gene encoding 16S rRNA (cytidine(1402)-2'-O)-methyltransferase — MTETIQPGTLYVVSTPIGNLGDISHRALHILGTVDVIAAEDTRTSRVLLEHYGIATPLVSYFIQNELRRIPELVQRLKAGGSVAVVSDAGTPGISDPAFALVRAALQDGAQVVSIPGASAMLAALVASGLPTERFVFEGFLPHKKGRKTRVGQIAGEPRTVVLYESPHRIERTLGDLAEAMGDRRAVLARELTKKFEEMRRGTVRELLEGVRSVPPRGEIVLVIEGCDRRQAGAQADGGEEKESDHG; from the coding sequence ATGACGGAGACGATCCAGCCCGGAACGCTGTACGTCGTCTCGACACCTATCGGCAACCTGGGGGATATTTCCCACCGTGCTCTGCACATCCTGGGCACCGTGGATGTCATCGCCGCAGAAGACACGCGCACCTCACGTGTCCTCCTCGAACATTACGGCATCGCCACACCCCTTGTCAGCTATTTCATCCAGAACGAACTCCGTCGTATCCCCGAACTCGTCCAACGCCTGAAGGCAGGTGGAAGCGTTGCCGTGGTGAGCGATGCCGGCACACCCGGTATCTCGGATCCGGCCTTTGCCCTGGTACGTGCCGCGCTGCAGGATGGTGCACAGGTGGTGTCGATCCCCGGAGCGAGCGCCATGCTGGCCGCGCTGGTGGCAAGCGGACTGCCGACCGAGCGGTTCGTGTTTGAAGGGTTCCTGCCGCACAAGAAGGGGCGGAAGACGCGGGTCGGGCAGATCGCCGGTGAACCGCGGACCGTTGTCCTGTACGAATCTCCGCACCGCATCGAGCGCACACTCGGCGATCTTGCTGAAGCAATGGGGGACAGGCGTGCGGTGCTTGCCAGAGAACTGACGAAGAAATTCGAAGAGATGCGCCGGGGGACCGTGCGGGAGCTGTTGGAGGGGGTGCGCAGCGTCCCCCCGCGTGGAGAGATCGTGCTGGTCATTGAGGGTTGCGACCGCCGGCAGGCGGGTGCGCAGGCAGACGGGGGAGAAGAAAAGGAGTCGGACCATGGCTAA
- a CDS encoding NAD+ synthase, translating to METIENVELGSLLDPSIVEKILVAFLRDETSVAGFTKGVLGLSGGIDSAVCAALAARALGPENVLGVMMPYRSSSPESKADAELVAGSIGIRTELVDISPMVDPYLALGSGNDRVRGGNVMARERMIILYDISQREKGLVLGTSNKTELMLGYGTLFGDMASALNPLGDLYKTQIWQLARHLGLPEKVIDKKPSADLWAGQTDEGEMGFTYADVDRLLYCMLDERRTDPELLKMGFAQSFITRVRGMITRSQFKRRPPVIAKLSHRTINVDFRYPRDWGL from the coding sequence ATGGAAACAATTGAAAATGTTGAACTAGGCAGCCTCCTCGATCCGTCCATCGTCGAGAAGATCCTCGTCGCTTTTCTCCGCGACGAGACGTCGGTTGCCGGATTCACGAAGGGTGTTCTCGGGCTTTCCGGCGGCATCGATTCCGCCGTGTGCGCTGCTCTGGCGGCACGGGCATTGGGTCCGGAAAACGTCCTGGGTGTCATGATGCCGTACCGGTCGAGCTCGCCTGAAAGCAAAGCGGATGCCGAACTGGTGGCCGGATCGATCGGCATTCGGACAGAACTCGTCGACATCTCGCCGATGGTGGACCCGTATCTCGCCCTGGGAAGTGGCAACGACCGTGTGCGCGGCGGGAACGTGATGGCCCGGGAACGGATGATCATCCTGTACGACATTTCGCAGCGCGAAAAGGGGCTGGTACTGGGGACGTCCAACAAGACCGAGCTGATGCTGGGCTACGGGACGCTCTTCGGGGATATGGCGTCGGCATTGAATCCGCTCGGCGACCTGTACAAGACTCAGATCTGGCAGCTGGCGAGGCATCTCGGACTGCCCGAGAAGGTGATCGACAAGAAGCCATCGGCGGACCTGTGGGCGGGGCAAACGGATGAAGGGGAGATGGGGTTCACGTACGCCGACGTTGACCGGCTCCTCTATTGTATGCTCGACGAACGGCGCACGGATCCTGAACTCCTGAAGATGGGTTTCGCACAATCATTCATCACCCGCGTGCGCGGCATGATCACCCGGAGCCAGTTCAAGCGGCGGCCGCCGGTCATCGCCAAGCTGTCGCACCGGACCATCAACGTCGATTTCCGCTATCCGAGGGACTGGGGCCTATGA
- a CDS encoding glycoside hydrolase family 97 protein, whose product MKHFSLFAFLFCFAATCAARDITVVSPDTRLKATLTVGTGISLQAADGKAPLFTVAPIRLDLRDASLFRSTPHVAEVTRSASDTLITPVIRERAARLRDHYNEAVVRFIGGYAVTVRVYNEGIAYRIVTDIDRDMVIDHEPLVLQFAPGAVITAQYNQTFWSAYETPYRVRAADAMPADSMANLPLLAQLRSGHRIVFTEAQIASYPGLWLKHVRQGRLASTFPAYPTVRLEGDDLYRRGMVTARATEIARTHGSRAFPWRVFCVARTDAELLTNSMVYLLGEPSRMRDPSWIRPGLVTLDWWGRRNIHGVDFVGGVNTPTVRYFIDFAARYGIRYVLLDEGWSPDPDLLRVSPGLDMAEVLAYARSKNVEILLWAVWSTLERQWDAAFEQFSRWGIAGIKIDFMNSDDQQMVEFYQRCAEETAKRKMIVMFHGAYKPDGMQRTWPNAPVREGLIEFEQNGVNQDDTPWYHTVLPFVRMVAGAADYLPGTVRNAQPHEFRMVPDRPMGQGTRAHTTALCVVLECPFRMLPDSPSDYLREDDFTRFMTSIPVEWDETRVLEAKIGEVVAVARRHGGDWFIGVVTNGSERDVRLDLSFLEPGPPYVMTSLADGVNANTRAIDHVFSTSAVHTGDTMTVHLARGGGWVGRIRSIKN is encoded by the coding sequence ATGAAGCATTTCTCTCTCTTTGCCTTCCTTTTCTGCTTCGCTGCCACATGCGCCGCCCGCGATATCACGGTGGTTTCGCCCGATACGCGGCTGAAGGCGACCCTCACCGTTGGGACCGGGATCTCGCTGCAGGCGGCCGACGGGAAGGCCCCATTGTTCACCGTGGCTCCGATCCGCCTCGATCTCCGGGATGCCTCTCTGTTCCGTTCCACGCCGCATGTGGCGGAGGTCACCCGGAGCGCCTCAGATACTCTGATCACCCCCGTGATCCGGGAGAGGGCCGCACGGTTGCGCGACCACTACAACGAAGCGGTGGTGAGGTTCATAGGCGGATACGCGGTCACGGTGCGCGTCTACAACGAGGGCATCGCGTACAGGATCGTCACGGACATCGATCGTGACATGGTGATCGATCACGAGCCGTTGGTCCTGCAGTTTGCCCCGGGTGCGGTGATCACCGCACAGTACAACCAGACCTTCTGGTCGGCCTATGAGACGCCGTATCGTGTACGCGCCGCGGACGCGATGCCGGCCGACAGCATGGCGAATCTGCCACTCCTGGCACAGCTCCGGAGCGGGCATCGCATCGTCTTCACCGAAGCACAGATCGCGTCCTACCCGGGACTCTGGCTGAAGCATGTGCGGCAGGGACGGTTGGCATCGACCTTCCCGGCATATCCCACAGTGAGGTTGGAGGGCGATGACCTGTACCGGCGCGGGATGGTCACCGCGCGTGCGACGGAGATCGCACGTACGCATGGCTCGCGGGCGTTCCCGTGGCGTGTCTTCTGCGTTGCGCGCACCGATGCAGAACTCCTGACGAATTCCATGGTGTATCTCCTCGGGGAGCCATCCCGCATGCGGGATCCCTCATGGATACGTCCGGGGTTGGTCACACTCGATTGGTGGGGGCGGCGCAATATCCATGGAGTGGATTTCGTGGGCGGCGTCAATACCCCGACGGTCAGGTACTTCATCGACTTCGCGGCGCGCTACGGGATACGCTACGTGCTGCTCGATGAAGGATGGTCGCCGGATCCCGACCTGCTGCGCGTGTCGCCGGGATTGGATATGGCGGAGGTGCTTGCGTATGCGCGCAGCAAGAATGTGGAGATCCTTCTCTGGGCCGTCTGGTCCACGCTCGAACGGCAGTGGGACGCGGCGTTCGAGCAGTTCTCGCGCTGGGGGATCGCCGGCATCAAGATCGATTTCATGAACAGCGACGACCAGCAGATGGTGGAATTCTATCAACGCTGTGCGGAAGAGACGGCAAAGAGGAAGATGATCGTGATGTTCCATGGCGCGTACAAGCCGGACGGGATGCAGCGCACCTGGCCCAACGCTCCTGTGCGGGAAGGGCTCATCGAGTTCGAACAGAACGGCGTGAACCAGGATGATACGCCGTGGTATCACACCGTGTTGCCGTTCGTGCGCATGGTCGCCGGGGCCGCGGATTATCTGCCGGGAACGGTGCGCAACGCACAGCCGCATGAATTCCGGATGGTCCCCGACCGGCCGATGGGGCAGGGCACGCGCGCGCACACCACGGCGTTGTGCGTGGTGCTCGAATGCCCATTCCGGATGCTGCCGGACAGCCCTTCGGACTATCTGCGGGAGGACGACTTCACCCGGTTCATGACGTCGATCCCCGTGGAATGGGATGAAACGCGGGTGCTGGAGGCGAAGATCGGGGAAGTGGTCGCGGTCGCACGGCGCCACGGGGGCGATTGGTTCATCGGTGTGGTCACGAATGGAAGTGAACGGGATGTGCGGCTCGATCTTTCGTTCCTGGAGCCCGGCCCGCCGTATGTGATGACCTCCCTGGCGGATGGCGTCAATGCGAACACCAGGGCCATCGACCATGTCTTCTCTACCTCGGCGGTGCATACCGGCGATACGATGACGGTGCATCTGGCGAGGGGAGGGGGTTGGGTGGGACGGATAAGATCAATTAAGAATTAA